The following are encoded in a window of Engraulis encrasicolus isolate BLACKSEA-1 unplaced genomic scaffold, IST_EnEncr_1.0 scaffold_128_np1212, whole genome shotgun sequence genomic DNA:
- the LOC134442223 gene encoding protein NLRC3-like: MKQVHKSCLLKKSQCLMEGLTHQGNPTLLREIYTDLYITQGGIWGINEEHEVRQIEKASWRKAVKDRPVKCSDIFERLCKQDKAPSAHVKPSSKEVKPMGIVLTKGVAGIGKTVSVQKLILDWAEGTSNQDVDFIFPLPFRELNLMKDKTISLVDLIKHFFSEVKDPRVFTSSEPMFIFDGLDECRLPLNFSSNPKCCDVLESVPVDVLLTNLIQGNLLPSALLWITTRPAAAGLIPRWCVSQVTEIRGFNDPQKEEYFRKKLSDESLASRVIAHLKSSRSLYIMCHIPVFSWISATVVERTSDGSGSVEMPRTLTQMYTHFLIIQVTNKNTKYKEPEIRDEEMIFKLGKLAFQQLEKGNLIFYDEDLRECGIDVTEASVYSGVCTQIFKEEAGLCQRSVFSFVHLSIQEFLAALYVFLCFTNRERNMSDQHQSSNLSALFRVATFQDLHKTAVDLALQSRNGHLDLFLRFLLGLSLESNQNLLRQLMPLNTSQSQSSEPTVQLVKRNISHLRDHGDEDDDRRINLFYCLNELNQHAVVEHIDRTSGTLSVEMLLPGEWETRQFWFETSGEYLEGFDLRTYVKTPEMDQTELLSPDDVLQKLTDVFTSSTSAQLDDTLSEKSLSCLASVLTSHFSCLAQLTLEGQDQGQGSSLHVSSSAGCHPDCKPWELWYIQYSLYMYLYMYLLCYPLRNDDNDDQLSIGQKYIKEASWMTVSCQMRAAPIWPLP, translated from the exons ATGAAACAGGTCCACAAATCTTGTCTGCTGAAGaagtctcagtgtctgatggaggGACTCACACATCAGggaaaccccacactgctcagaGAGATCTACACAGACCTCTACATCACACAGGGGGGGATATGGGGGATCAATGaagaacatgaggtcagacagatagagaaagcatCCTGGAGAAAGGCAGTCAAAGACAGGCCAGTCAAATGCAGTGACATCTTTGAACGATTATGTAAACAAGACAAAGCCCCATCTGCACACGTCAAGCCATCATCTAAAGAAGTCAAACCTATGGGAATTGTGCTGACAAAGGGAGTAGCAGGCATTGGAAAAACAGTCTCTGTGCAGAAGctcattctggactgggctgaaggaacGTCCAATCAGGATGTCGACTTCATATTTCCACTTCCTTTTCGTGAGTTGAACCTGATGAAGGACAAAACCATCAGTCTGGTGGATCTTATCAAGCACTTTTTCTCAGAGGTAAAGGATCCAAGAGTCTTCACCAGTTCAGAGCccatgttcatctttgatggtctggatgaatgtCGACTTCCCCTTAACTTCTCCTCAAATCCAAAGTGCTGTGATGTGTTAGAGTCAGTCCCAGTTGACGTGCTGCTAACAAACCTCATCCAGGGGAATCTGCTtccatctgctctcctctggatcacTACTCGACCAGCAGCTGCTGGTCTAATCCCTCGTTGGTGTGTGAGCCAGGTGACAGAAATTAGGGGGTTCAACGACCCACAGaaggaagagtacttcaggaagaagCTCAGTGATGAGAGCCTGGCCAGTAGAGTCATTGCtcacctgaagtcatccaggagcctctacatcatgtgccacattccagtcttcagCTGGATTTCAGCTACAGTAGTAGAGAGAACATCAGATGGATCAGGGAGTGTAGAAATGCCAAGGACTCTCAcgcagatgtacacacacttcctgatcATTCAGGTTACAAATAAAAACACCAAGTACAAAGAGCCTGAGataagagatgaagagatgatttTCAAGCTGGGGAAACTGGCTTtccagcagctggagaagggaaatctgatcttctatgatGAAGACCTGAGAGAatgtggcattgatgtcacagaagcatcagtgtactcaggagtgtgcACTCAGATCTTCAAAGAGGAGGCTGGATTGTGccagaggagcgtgttcagcttcgtgcatctcagcattcaggagttccttgcagcattatatgtgttcctctgcttcaccaacagagagagaaacatgtctgACCAACATCAGTCCTCTAACCTCTCTGCTCTTTTCAGAGTAGCAACTTTTCAAGACCTACACAAGACTGCAGTGGATCTGGCTTTACAAAGTAggaatggacacctggaccttttcctccgcttccttctgggcctctctctggagtccaatcagaacctcttaagacagctaatgccactgaacaccagccaatcacagagctcaGAGCCAACAGTGCAATTAGTGAAACGCAACATCAGTCATCTTAGGGATcatggtgatgaagatgatgacagaCGAATCAACCTATTTTACTGTCTGAATGAGCTGAAccagcatgctgtagtggagcacaTTGACAGGACCTCAGGAACTCTTTCTGTCGAGATGCTCTTACCTGGAGAGTGGGAGACTAGACAGTTTTGGTTTGAGACTTCAGGAGAGTATCTGGAGGGGTTTGATCTGCGGACGTACGTGAAGACACCTGAGATGGACCAGACTGAACTCCTCAGCCCAGATGATGTCCTTCAAAAGCTGACTGATGTGTTCACATCATCCACCTCagcaca GCTGGATGACACCCTGTCAGAGAAGAGCCTTTCCTGTCTTGCCTCTGTCCTGACCTCACACTTCTCATGTCTCGCACAACTGACGCTGGAGGGCCAAGACCAAGGCCAAGGATCATCACTGCATGTGTCATCTTCAGCTGGGTGCCATCCAGACTGCAAGCCCTGGGAGTTgtggtatatacagtacagtttgTACATGTACCTGTATATGTATTTACTCTGTTATCCTCTTAGAAATGATGATAACGATGACCAATTATCAATTGGGCAGAAATACATCAAGGAGGcaa